A genomic window from Nocardioides rotundus includes:
- a CDS encoding TniQ family protein: MSAELARLPVTVVRASGEAIDGYLERLAAANGMDHPILVRRISAGGARTTFLTTAPDPQLSANVAALTAMDAAVLDGGALAAMPGVDVSGLDPAERATWRTVASRGWPPEHGTALCPVCLVEDGVWRIVWRHPWVSACVRHGSWLAGTCPNCRQRFRTHRTPLRPVDAAWGTCGNPAGVRGRNCSQPLTEIRTDTAPPAVLEAQGQIDTAIAGGPITVVGQQAEPTEYLAELKALTVLLLHLATQDGADEVATWASDARADRGRSAAGGGVRWGLAPPADLRLRGEALAAADAILRQPDAETAADALHPWTELTPACNEGQLGWLADHTAMTPTLTGLVMAATASRRRVATLLDHAPPHQPVDLPAAAIPQVLPATLYDRHLDGMLAVRPKTSRLFTSLCLSRRHTAAGSWAEAATTLGLPSGIGVNTARACSADLLVRADRFVKVLDDLTGQLDAGVDYRSREAVVRSLASTARWYRRWARIYRPGSRATSSGYAVTWLWTEYAHGHIDTSPGWQQPPDHTDRARFRRYAKRLSADATNALLEIAVATASQPRRRIA, from the coding sequence ATGTCGGCTGAGCTCGCGCGGCTACCGGTCACGGTGGTCCGGGCGTCGGGGGAGGCGATCGACGGCTACCTCGAACGCCTCGCGGCTGCCAACGGCATGGACCATCCGATTCTCGTTCGGCGCATCAGCGCCGGTGGAGCCAGGACCACGTTCCTGACCACGGCTCCCGATCCACAGCTGAGCGCCAACGTCGCGGCCCTGACGGCGATGGACGCCGCGGTGCTGGACGGCGGTGCGCTCGCCGCGATGCCGGGCGTCGACGTGTCCGGTCTCGATCCGGCCGAGCGAGCGACATGGCGCACGGTGGCATCCCGTGGCTGGCCACCCGAACACGGCACCGCGCTCTGCCCGGTGTGTCTGGTCGAGGACGGAGTTTGGCGGATCGTCTGGCGGCATCCGTGGGTGTCCGCCTGCGTACGACATGGCTCGTGGCTGGCCGGGACCTGCCCCAACTGTCGGCAACGGTTCCGGACGCATCGGACGCCGCTGCGGCCGGTGGACGCAGCCTGGGGCACATGCGGCAACCCCGCCGGTGTCCGAGGCCGGAACTGCTCTCAGCCGCTCACCGAGATCCGCACCGACACCGCGCCCCCAGCGGTTCTGGAGGCGCAGGGGCAGATCGATACCGCTATCGCCGGTGGCCCAATCACTGTGGTCGGCCAGCAGGCTGAACCGACGGAGTACCTGGCCGAGTTGAAGGCGCTGACGGTGTTGCTGCTGCACCTCGCTACCCAGGACGGTGCGGACGAGGTGGCGACCTGGGCGTCCGACGCGCGGGCGGATCGGGGCCGGAGCGCCGCCGGTGGGGGAGTCCGATGGGGCCTGGCCCCACCGGCCGACCTGAGACTGCGCGGCGAGGCCCTCGCTGCGGCGGACGCGATCCTTCGCCAACCCGATGCCGAGACCGCGGCCGATGCCCTACACCCGTGGACAGAGCTGACACCCGCGTGCAACGAGGGTCAGCTCGGGTGGCTGGCCGACCACACCGCGATGACGCCGACCCTGACCGGACTGGTGATGGCCGCGACCGCGTCCCGGCGCCGCGTCGCGACGCTCCTCGACCACGCCCCACCACACCAGCCAGTGGACCTGCCGGCGGCGGCGATCCCGCAGGTCCTCCCGGCCACCCTGTACGACCGGCACCTGGATGGGATGCTCGCCGTCCGCCCCAAGACGAGCCGCCTGTTCACCTCGCTCTGCCTCTCCCGCCGCCACACGGCCGCGGGGTCGTGGGCAGAGGCCGCGACCACGCTCGGCCTGCCCTCCGGGATAGGCGTCAACACCGCACGCGCCTGCAGCGCCGACCTCCTCGTTCGGGCCGACAGGTTCGTGAAAGTCCTCGACGACCTCACTGGGCAGCTCGATGCAGGCGTGGACTACCGATCCCGCGAGGCCGTCGTACGCAGCCTCGCATCGACGGCGAGGTGGTACCGGCGGTGGGCGCGCATCTACCGCCCGGGCAGTCGCGCAACCAGCTCGGGCTATGCCGTGACGTGGCTGTGGACCGAGTACGCGCACGGGCACATCGACACCAGTCCCGGCTGGCAACAACCGCCCGACCACACCGACCGCGCACGATTCCGTCGCTACGCGAAGCGGCTCTCCGCGGACGCAACCAACGCGCTCCTCGAGATCGCGGTGGCCACCGCGTCGCAACCCAGGAGGAGGATTGCGTGA
- a CDS encoding TniB family NTP-binding protein, with the protein MRARNWHLQVTASPPALPEPLSQRELKRLSDAARREYATQVRHGLRARTLTSPIHDRVAQQMTRALESALLEPCGARTILSLSAPYTAGKSTMVKRWAQEFHRTWLAEWPVEDDTDAAAGELPRWSPKPGHLADVIPVNYTTLLADSRATDLYAQLFAFTKPDEDVDPGGKVRVIVERAIQALAIHGTRMVIIDDAHMLRTTSKTGRATLDAIKHLNTELGELGGVLVLVGANLTGGDVLEDEQIRGRLAQHSFDAYEIDTDAGRRHWQRFLKTCEATLLPYLSGNGEGDFATKNSTYIWVRTQGFVSDAARLLIEATAGALTEGRARVNRSGLGQISLSQRAQDGERDLMRRHRARATTSGKVAG; encoded by the coding sequence ATGCGGGCGCGCAACTGGCATCTGCAGGTCACTGCGTCTCCGCCGGCTCTGCCGGAGCCGTTGTCGCAGCGGGAGCTCAAGCGACTCAGCGACGCCGCGCGCCGCGAGTACGCGACTCAGGTCCGCCACGGTTTGCGTGCCCGGACGCTGACGTCACCGATCCACGACCGGGTCGCGCAGCAGATGACCCGCGCGTTGGAGTCGGCGCTGCTCGAGCCGTGCGGGGCGCGGACGATCTTGTCGCTCTCGGCGCCGTACACGGCTGGCAAGTCGACGATGGTCAAGCGGTGGGCGCAGGAGTTCCATCGCACGTGGTTGGCCGAGTGGCCGGTCGAGGATGACACGGACGCCGCCGCGGGCGAGCTGCCGCGGTGGTCGCCGAAGCCCGGCCACTTGGCCGATGTCATCCCGGTCAACTACACGACTCTCCTCGCGGACTCGCGAGCGACCGACCTCTACGCGCAGCTGTTCGCGTTCACCAAGCCCGACGAAGACGTCGATCCCGGCGGCAAGGTCCGCGTGATCGTCGAACGCGCCATCCAAGCGCTGGCGATACACGGAACGCGGATGGTGATCATCGACGACGCCCACATGCTGCGCACTACGTCGAAGACCGGACGGGCGACGCTGGACGCAATCAAGCATCTGAACACCGAACTGGGCGAACTTGGCGGAGTCCTGGTGCTGGTCGGAGCCAATCTCACCGGCGGCGACGTCCTGGAGGACGAACAGATCCGTGGACGCCTGGCACAGCACTCTTTCGACGCTTACGAGATCGACACCGATGCCGGCCGACGCCACTGGCAACGGTTCCTCAAGACCTGCGAGGCGACCCTGCTGCCCTACCTGTCTGGCAACGGGGAAGGGGACTTCGCGACCAAGAACTCCACCTACATCTGGGTCAGGACGCAGGGATTCGTCAGCGACGCCGCGCGGCTCCTGATCGAGGCCACGGCGGGAGCGCTCACTGAGGGGCGTGCGAGGGTGAACCGCAGCGGACTCGGGCAGATCTCGCTGAGCCAGCGCGCCCAGGACGGCGAACGCGACCTAATGCGACGGCACCGAGCTCGCGCCACAACCTCCGGGAAGGTCGCGGGATGA